The following coding sequences lie in one Glycine soja cultivar W05 chromosome 16, ASM419377v2, whole genome shotgun sequence genomic window:
- the LOC114391243 gene encoding trihelix transcription factor GT-2-like, whose amino-acid sequence MLGDSAVLGTGGGGSGDAVAAPPPAASGGAHDGGVDGGDGGGGGSNSGDDRVEEGERSFGGNRWPKQETLALLKIRSDMDVTFRDASVKGPLWEEVSRKLAELGYNRNAKKCKEKFENVYKYHKRTKEGRSGKSEGKTYRFFDQLQALENNPAIHGKQSPTPPKPPPQTTALSATPVSIVVTTTTTTPSSIIMPLPLPPVSNNNNNTTVPSTTSLPMPQSILNITPPSTLNITIPSFPPSNPTTYFPTQTPNPTSNNNNNPPSTITPPSFPNFPADLLSNSSSSSTSSEETPTTEARGRKRKRKWKDFFERLMKEVIEKQEELQRRFLEAIEKREQERVVREEAWRMQEMQRINREREILAQERSIAAAKDAAVMTFLQKIAEHQQQETINLEPALNNNSITVVPQQPVPQATPTSTPTPQQAQTTTVPEAPQVQPLVPQLQQQQQIVVSNVEINKADNNGENLMMEASSSRWPKVEVQALINLRTSLETKYQESGPKGPLWEEISALMRKMGYNRNAKRCKEKWENINKYFKKVKESNKKRPEDSKTCPYFHQLEALYREKNKGEGQMKPESMMAPLMVQPEQQWPPQTTLVVPPEVTMGDTQNDPMDRQYHEENEDDEDDKEIGDEDEDEDDEGGDNYEIVASKPATADASGE is encoded by the exons ATGCTGGGGGACTCAGCAGTGTTGGGAACAGGAGGAGGAGGCTCTGGTGATGCAGTGGCAGCACCACCACCTGCTGCATCAGGAGGAGCACATGATGGTGGTGTTGACGGCGGTGACGGTGGCGGTGGCGGATCAAATTCAGGGGATGATAGAGTTGAGGAAGGTGAGAGGAGCTTTGGTGGGAACAGGTGGCCGAAGCAAGAGACTTTGGCTTTGTTGAAGATACGGTCGGATATGGACGTGACTTTTAGAGATGCAAGTGTAAAGGGTCCCTTGTGGGAAGAGGTTTCTAG GAAGCTGGCAGAGCTTGGCTACAACAGAAATGCCAAGAAATGCAAAGAGAAGTTTGAGAACGTTTACAAGTACCACAAGAGAACCAAAGAAGGACGAAGTGGGAAATCAGAAGGCAAAACTTATCGCTTCTTTGATCAATTACAAGCCCTTGAAAACAACCCTGCAATTCATGGAAAGCAATCTCCAACACCTCCAAAGCCGCCACCACAAACAACAGCACTATCAGCAACACCAGTGTCAATAGTGGTAACAACAACTACAACTACACCATCATCAATAATAATGCCACTTCCATTGCCACCAGTGtctaataacaacaacaacaccactGTTCCATCCACAACATCACTTCCTATGCCTCAAAGCATTCTCAACATAACACCACCATCAACACTGAACATCACAATCCCTTCTTTTCCACCATCAAACCCTACAACATACTTCCCAACACAAACACCAAACCCTactagcaacaacaacaacaaccctcCAAGCACCATCACCCCACCTTCCTTCCCCAATTTCCCCGCCGATCTCTTGTCGAATTCGAGTTCTTCATCGACTTCTTCGGAGGAAACACCGACGACGGAGGCCAGAGGGCgcaagaggaagaggaagtggAAGGACTTCTTTGAGAGGCTCATGAAGGAGGTGATAGAGAAGCAGGAGGAGCTGCAAAGGAGGTTCTTGGAGGCCATAGAGAAGAGAGAACAAGAGCGTGTGGTGAGAGAGGAAGCGTGGAGAATGCAAGAGATGCAAAGGATCAACAGGGAAAGGGAGATTCTAGCACAAGAGAGGTCCATTGCCGCAGCAAAAGATGCTGCTGTTATGACATTTTTGCAAAAGATAGCCGAACATCAGCAACAAGAAACTATCAATCTTGAACCAGCATTGAATAACAACAGCATCACTGTTGTTCCACAGCAACCAGTGCCACAAGCAACACCAACATCAACTCCAACACCACAACAAGCACAAACAACAACAGTTCCTGAGGCCCCACAAGTGCAGCCATTGGTCCCAcaactacaacaacaacaacaaatagtgGTGAGTAATGTGGAAATCAACAAAGCTGATAATAACGGTGAGAATTTGATGATGGAAGCAAGCTCTTCAAGGTGGCCAAAAGTGGAGGTACAAGCACTGATAAACCTGAGGACAAGCTTGGAAACAAAGTACCAAGAAAGTGGACCAAAAGGGCCACTGTGGGAGGAGATCTCAGCGTTGATGAGGAAAATGGGGTACAACCGGAACGCCAAAAGGTGCAAAGAGAAGTGGGAGAACATCAACAAGTACTTCAAGAAGGTCAAGGAAAGCAACAAGAAGAGGCCTGAAGATTCAAAGACATGTCCCTATTTTCACCAGTTGGAGGCTCTATACAGGGAGAAGAACAAGGGAGAGGGGCAGATGAAGCCGGAGAGCATGATGGCGCCGCTCATGGTGCAGCCGGAGCAACAATGGCCTCCTCAAACAACGCTTGTGGTACCGCCAGAAGTAACCATGGGAGACACCCAGAATGACCCCATGGACCGGCAGTACCATGAGGAGAATGAGGATGACGAGGACGACAAGGAAATTGGAGATGAAGACGAGGATGAGGACGACGAAGGAGGTGATAATTATGAGATAGTTGCGAGCAAACCAGCCACAGCTGATGCTTCCGGAGAGTGA